In a genomic window of Gadus macrocephalus chromosome 9, ASM3116895v1:
- the si:dkey-29p10.4 gene encoding tripartite motif-containing protein 14 → MGAVLDTPSVCPLCKELVGDPIILKCKHRYCRRCIGDLWSITPSGPYKCPEWKCKTVYNTLPFGTRSATEPGSSGQAPPQGTSSNPKWERPPFTNVYLGKRKASAPVDDRPDPKRPAVARPHSAAPSNEPSEAPTTTPPPVPFARDESPPSPDDDHSSSDHSEEPVEEASEAPARHTKPDTEPEEVLAMDDSSRSSSEEDAFVPALAAPPPDLGGTQATGLSRGTPASTDPSPYGTARVSWISPLFAHRPKLAATRRLSPGPSSPRRSPMAPRPTISPPPVPSSPQRSPMAPRPTPPVPCHYCAGGAQQPAVKTCLVCGASMCAEHLRPHLDSPVFRSHTLVPPLEDLSAWRCPEHQEMSRIYCRQCAVCVCTVCTVIGSHRDHACVSIREAERELRGNLKEEIHQLQESENTLIQRLAGLRQKKLDFEGVLEEARSAVQQQYAAMREALEQEEQSALQCVVQEEARSVGGLEGHLSRLQGSLTCVQKGLHTLEGLADAKGEQRVQEQAFIMEYSKITQMFSEAGPGVVDLDPQEEEEVDRARLHCLKSWTEKRLNTLVISLPERDPLRLLYGTVPSLDADTAHPKLLLSPDYRQVSYGEVQQAYSEQGARFSSFPQVLASQAMDQGRWYWEVEVSSEDAGQWKVGVSEAQIGRKGQKGNCRLGLNPFSWCLGAERGKVEAMHDRASASVAVGRLQRIGVFLDCDEGVLSFFNVTPGGALVLLHTYKQEFAEPLYPAFSVCKAQLTICDLFKMSDPE, encoded by the exons ATGGGTGCTGTGTTAGATACACCATCGGTGTGTCCTCTATGTAAAGAGCTGGTCGGGGACCCGATTATTTTGAAATGTAAGCATCGTTATTGCCGACGCTGTATTGGGGATCTGTGGAGCATCACGCCGTCCGGACCATACAAGTGTCCTGAGTGGAAATGTAAGACTGTTTACAACACACTGCCCTTTGGGACGAGGAGCGCCACGGAGCCGGGTTCCTCGGGTCAAGCCCCCCCCCAAG GAACGTCAAGCAACCCTAAATGGGAAAGGCCTCCTTTCACCAACGTCTACCTGGGGAAGCGCAAAGCCAGCGCTCCAGTGGACGACCGGCCCGACCCAAAACGACCAGCCGTGGCCCGTCCCCACTCGGCGGCGCCTTCCAATGAGCCGTCAGAGGCCCCGACAACCACCCCTCCGCCTGTCCCGTTTGCCCGCGACGAATCGCCACCGTCCCCCGATGACGACCACAGCTCCTCGGACCACAGCGAGGAGCCGGTTGAAGAGGCCTCAGAGGCTCCCGCCCGGCACACCAAGCCGGACACGGAACCAGAAGAAGTCCTCGCGATGGACGACTCCAGTAGATCCAGCAGCGAAGAGGACGCCTTCGTCCCCGCTCTGGCGGCTCCGCCCCCTGACCTCGGAGGGACGCAGGCGACCGGTCTCTCCCGGGGGACGCCCGCCTCCACCGACCCCTCCCCCTATGGGACGGCACGCGTCAGCTGGATCTCGCCGTTGTTCGCCCACCGCCCCAAACTCGCCGCCACCCGGAGGCTCTCCCCTGGGCCTTCGTCCCCCCGCCGCTCCCCCATGGCCCCGCGTCCGACCATCAGCCCGCCCCCCGTCCCTTCATCTCCCCAACGCTCCCCCATGGCCCCGCGTCcgaccccccccgtcccctgcCACTACTGCGCCGGCGGGGCCCAGCAGCCGGCCGTGAAGACCTGCCTGGTGTGCGGGGCCTCCATGTGCGCCGAGCACCTGCGGCCCCACCTGGACTCGCCGGTGTTCCGGAGCCACACGCTGGTGCCGCCCCTGGAGGACCTGTCGGCGTGGCGCTGCCCCGAGCACCAGGAGATGAGCCGCATCTACTGCCGGCAGTgcgccgtgtgcgtgtgcaccgtGTGCACCGTCATCGGCTCCCACCGGGACCACGCCTGCGTCAGCATCCGCGAGGCCGAGCGGGAGCTCAGG GGCAACCTGAAGGAGGAGATCCATCAGCTGCAGGAGTCTGAGAACACACTGATCCAACGACTGGCCGGACTCAGGCAGAAGAAACTGGATTTCGAG ggggtgctggaggaggctcGCTCGGCGGTGCAGCAGCAGTACGCTGCCATGAGGGAGgccctggagcaggaggagcagtcGGCCCTGCAGTGTGTGGTCCAGGAGGAGGCCAGGTCCGTCGGGGGCCTGGAGGGCCACCTCAGCAGGCTCCAAGGCTCCCTGACGTGTGTCCAGAAGGGCCTGCACACCCTGGAGGGCCTGGCCGACGCCAAGGGGGAGCAGCGGGTCCAGGAGCAGGCCTTCATCATG GAGTACAGCAAGATCACCCAAAT GTTCAGTGAGGCTGGTCCCGGTGTCGTGGACCTGgacccccaggaggaggaggaggtggaccgcGCCCGGCTGCACTGCCTGAAGAGCTGGACGGAGAAGAGGCTGAACACCCTGGTTATCTCCCTGCCCGAGAGAGACCCTTTACGACTGCTCT ATGGGACCGTTCCCTCCCTGGACGCGGACACAGCCCACCCCAAGCTGCTGCTGTCCCCCGACTACAGACAGGTGTCCTATGGTGAAGTTCAGCAGGCCTATTCAGAGCAGGGGGCTCGATTTAGCTCCTTCCCCCAAGTCCTGGCCTCCCAAGCCATGGATCAGGGCCGCTGGtactgggaggtggaggtgtcttCGGAAGACGCCGGCCAGTGGAAGGTGGGGGTGTCTGAGGCCCAGATCGGGAGAAAAGGCCAGAAGGGAAACTGTCGTCTGGGCCTCAATCCCTTCTCCTGGTGCCTGGGTGCGGAGCGGGGCAAGGTGGAGGCCATGCACGACAGAGCGTCTGCCTCGGTGGCAGTGGGGCGGCTGCAGAGAATAGGAGTGTTTCTGGACTGTGACGAGGGCGTGTTGTCGTTCTTCAATGTGACACCAGGGGGCGCCCTAGTCTTACTTCACACGTACAAGCAGGAGTTTGCTGAGCCGCTGTACCCGGCCTTTTCTGTCTGTAAAGCACAGCTGACCATCTGTGATCTGTTCAAAATGTCAGACCccgagtga